The sequence below is a genomic window from Seriola aureovittata isolate HTS-2021-v1 ecotype China unplaced genomic scaffold, ASM2101889v1 unplaced_scaffold55, whole genome shotgun sequence.
TAGTTGATTCattaattagttgattgacagaaaaataactggcagctattttgatgatttaaaaatgcaaaacattcctcagtttatcttttttttttaggattttcTGCTAATTTTAGTCTgaagtcattttaaattcagtctttttttttttgcttttgcttcaatgaaacagaaaactgaaatgaaaagctaCAGGTTTGATGTGAAATTTCCCAACGGATGAACTCCACATATTCTAATGAGACCATGATTGTTGTGTGATTTCACTGTAAACAGATCAGAGTTGACTCATGTCTCACTGTATGATTCACTGTCTACTTTTAAAACAGGAGAAGACCTTGGACCACTGGAGGGCGTCAGAGTGTTAGACTTGACGAGGTAACATTCAGCCTCAGTcgtctctgctgcagcatcagAGATAAAGTCTGGATCTGAACGTTTTTATATGTCTGCAGGGTTCTGGCTGGTCCCTTCGCCACCATGATCCTGGGAGATCTGGGAGCTGAGGTGATCAAGGTGGAGAGACCAGGTGAGTCTTTGTGcctttcttccctcctcacTTTATCCTGCGTCCTTCATAGTGCGTTTCTCGATTGTGTTCTGCTGGACAGGTGCAGGTGATGACACCAGAGCCTGGGGTCCTCCGTTCGTCAGTTCAGAGAGCGCCTATTTCCTCAGCGTCAACAGGAACAAGAAAGTAAGTCAGGACACTTTGAAGCAGCTGGAGAAAGTCtgttcaacacacactcacagtaacTCAGGGATCCTCGCTCAGCGCTGTTGTAACCCAGGTTACTAGGCCCATATTAGTAGTCCAGTTCACCTGTTAATTGATTAGatcaataaattaatatttttgatgtgacagataaataaataaataggatTTATGATTAAAATCTTAAATATGTCAATAAATagattaacaaaacaaaaaataacaaatatatatatatatacaagttatttatctgtttaaaaagagtattttgttttatttcaagtgtgGTGAATGTGCCTTTGCAAAGTGTACAAGATTCGGGTGACATGAGGAGTTCACGTGATGGTAACGCAGCTTAGCCAATCAGACGCCGTCAGGGTGTACGTGCAGTcgtgtgttgttttcttcttctctctctctgccggACCGTCGTCGAGGCGGCTGCATGCTAACCCTTCGCTGCAGATATTAATGTTTTGAGTAAGAGAGCTAGATATTCCAACGTCTGTTTGACTTTATCATCGGTGCAGAGAGCGAagctcctttttattttgccGTGGGTTGAATAGCGGACCGTGTGTTTGTGACGGAAGCGGAGGAGAACGTGAGTTGTGTTTATTAGCATCCGTGGCGCTAGCTAATGCCGTTAGCCACATGTATTTCGCTAAATTATTTTGGTGAGGTTACACATTACTGAACTCCCATGTCCCTGTCTCTTAAAAAGCGGAACCTGGACTGATGAGAGCCGTGTATTCTGCCTTGTACCCTGAGTGTGTGTAGGATGCTTGAGCCTCTGGTGAGTAAACTTTATCGATAAAAGTCCGGTAAATGGAGTTGAAATGTGCATCTGCTAATGGTAATATGGAGAAACGAGGCAGTAAATTCATGCATTGttgtgtttgaaaagaaaaaaagtttttattacagtgttttatttacatttacccTCACTCCGTGTATTTTCTCTGAGAGTGAATGGCGGGAAAAAGGAAGATGAATGGAGAGAAATGTTCAGccattttgcattttgtctcATGTTAATACTGAGAAATgtgttcagttcatttaaagGACAGTTAAGAGtagttaaaattatttttaaaatacagtgttataatgtacatgtataaatatgtgtgttaatatgcatttatttccatttaaaggTATATTTTGTTTACATGAATATTACAGTAACCCTCTTTTGGCCTTTATAAGCCGGGTCTTTTTCTTTGGATGGATTTTTGAGGTTGAGATGTGCATGAAGacttcatcttcttctgctGGGATGTCTCCTACTCTGTAAAGGTAGAAGGGAGCCTCAGTAGTTGTGGCGAGCCATCCAAAACAGAGACTGTGATTCATTCAGTGACTGGGTTTATGGAAAGCTGTTGTTGATATCTCATGTGTGTGCTGAAGATTTAAAattattctgttatttattaaaaaaaattattttcttttctttagtcAACACAATACAACTCACTTAAAACTTACCTTTTGGTCGTGTGAATTCTTTACTCTGTCACTTAATGCACATTGCTAATACCCCTTTCTCCTGTAGCGATCTAGACTTCTGATTTTCTGGTCCACGAGATAATTActgcactgaaaataaacatactgtatctccCAGTCTTTATCATCCAACAGTTAGAGCTGAGGCAGGTTACACTGTCGTAAAGTCTTGTTGTTATGCTGTAAATACGCCGTTGCAGAACCACACAGGTGGATTTCATATGTTCAGCTCTACGCAGCTTCATCACTTGAGTCAGAGTGAAGATGCTCCTGGTCCAATatgactccaatacaagtgaaagttgttcaatCAAAAAGTACTGGagtatttgattttaaaaatactgaagtattcaaaagtacattttattatgtcagcacattgttgtattgttccacagcACTTACTTActtgtagaacctgtagaataaaaatcTTGTAGAATGATACAGAGCCGATAgaaacggtcataaaaacacaattgatAAAACGAAAGGAGCcattgtttttctcctgtggtgAACACAGAGTATTATTctatcacatttttcaaaataaaagattgacTAAAAGCGCTGCTTCAAAGTAAGGGTCCTTCATAGAAATgcagtggagtcaaaagtacaatatttgtctttaagtgtagtggagtaaaagccAGAAGTTTCCAAAAAGAATAATTAAGTGCAGTACAGATACACAAGAAATATAGTATAGTACTAGTTCAGTACAGTACTGaagtaaatgtacagtaaaacaACCACTGCTCGTATCACTGTCTCTTCTACACACAGTCATGTTGTGAGAGTTTGGTTTTAAAGTTCAGaaactttcattcatcatttcatttgatCCAAACCAGTTGTGTTTTGGTTCTGGCCCGGCTCATGTTCACGCTCGCCTTTTAAGAAGTGAATTTGAATGTCATCATGTCATCCTGCGTGGTTCTTTAACATCCCGTCAGTGAACGCAGCACCAGCCTTAACGATGAGCTTCTGTCTGATCCTCAGAGTATCGCCGTGGACCTGAAGCATCCCAGAGGAGCGCAGATCATCCAGCAGGTACGACACGTCAGCGGCACCAAGATctgctttgatgttttctgcACCAACACCAAAACATGTCTGATACTTGACTCTGAGAAATATAAAAGTCTTCTCAGCTGAAACTGGACAAATGATGATTAAAACCAGGATCTGTCAGATCAGCAGCACTATGGATCTGACCATGTGCGATGTCAACTTTCACTTTTCAATACGACACGTTTCAGTCAGAATTAAAGTGTTGAACTTGTATCAAACGTAACTTTAGTCTGATTTACAATCAATcatcaaaaatgtgtgtgtctcagcttACAGGAGTGTGTGACGTGCTGGTAGAAAACTACCTGCCAGGGAAGCTACATCAGATGGGTTTAGGATACGAGCAGCTGAGCAGAGTGAACCCACGGCTCATCTACTGCTCCATATCAGGTACTGACAGACCGACTGACTGAAGCctcttttccactggtcaaaaaccCGCTAAGACCCTCTGACATCAGGCTTTCGTCGGCAATGGAAAAGTGAACAATCGGCTTTAACACTCAGGTCAATTTTCACTCCctttcctgctgtgacgtctttcagacactgtaaacacacctgtcacctgcccagctGCTGTGAAACCAGAAACACAGCGGCTACGCAGCGCTCAGGGCTGAAAGAgtgaagcagcagcttcagaataagtttaaaaaacacacaattgctgatcgaagcgtctcacacggaggctctGACACCTTTACAGGAGCAACAACCTGAGGAGGAGACGTGACAGATCTGTGTTACCAGTTAGCACagcggctagcagctcactctcaggTGATGACGTCGCTGCTTTTATTAGCAGGTTTACCTGGTTTACCGGAAATTATTGAGTCCCTCGATGATTCGACGTTAAAGTGTGAATTTCCCACAGATGCCCTTTATATGGCTTCATAACTGTACCTAATACTGAAATTACAGGAAATGATAGATTGATTGATAAAGATGGATTAAGAAAAATAGATCGGTAGGTTAGGATAGATGGAGAGAAACTGATGGATTAGGGTAGACATATATAAAGAGATGAATtggaataaataaacagtttatgATAGATACAGATAAATGGATGGATTAGAGTAGACAGGTAAACAGATACATGGGCATAGAGATAAATTGATAGATTGATCAAACTCAACCGGACAAATCAAAAGTGAAATTCAGTGATTGGTTTTCGAGGCAGCGAGGTCTCGATCTCTGCGGTCGACTCCCACGGTTGCTACACATAAAATACCCACAATCcacctctcccccctcctccctccccatATCCCATGGTGCATTCCTGTATGAAGCGCTGCGACCACAGGCACGCCGACCGCAGAGCGGTTCGACCAGGAACAATGAGAGCACACAGCCGCCGTGGATCTGAATCCATGTGGACGGGTTTAAGTGAGTTTGGTTTGCTTGTCAGGGGAAATTTAATCATTACAAACCAATCACAGTTCACAGCCGTACCTCTACGAGCTGCCTGCAGGTCCTGAAAACGCTTTCAACTTCAGGAGAAGCTCCACACCAGAGGCTGAAAAGTCATAAGTCTGAAGTTCAGCTCGAGACGTCTCTAAATCGCTGCGGTTTGTAGAGGAAATGGCTCAGTTGTGCAGAAGAAAAGCAACTTTTAGAAGATACGCACTTCAGCGGACTCGTCCCCAGGGGAAGTTTCCCTGAGCATCTGTTGCTCCAAAAAGAAGGTAGTCCTCGTCCACGAGGACGTAGGGTTCGTTCAAAGCAGAACATAAATCGCTAACACTTTTTCAGGTCTGGTATTTTCCTCAGTTTTCCTAAAACTTTGCTGGTATTTATCTGTAAATGATTAGATATTTCCAAGGAAGGCCTCTgaagttagggttagggttagaaagAGTTACTGAAGAAATCGTTTTAGAAATTATTCACAAAGCTTTATAGTTTCCTTGAAAGAAGCAAAACGTCTGCGGTGTCGATCAGATAGAAAACGTTCCACTCAGTCTTTATGTTACAGCTGTGGTCTGACGTCCACATCAGGTGATTGGAAATGTGACTCAACAtctgttgtgaaacagaatgcGGCACAATAATCGCTTTATCTCGATTATCCTGTTTTTCTGATTAATCGCTCAGCCGCCGTTTCCACTTCACTGCTGCTGGATCATGTGAAAGTAGGAAACTCGAGGGCGAGGGTTATTACAGGGTTATTACAGGGTCATTACAGGGATATTACAGGGATATTAAAGGGTTATTACAGGGTTATTACAGGGTTATTAAAAGGTTATTACAGGATTATTAAAGGATTATTAAAGGGTTATTACAGGGTTATTAAAGAGTTATTGAAGGGTTATTGAAGGGTTGTTAAATGGTTATTACAGAATTATTACAGGGTTGTTACATCTTTGGGATGACTGTCGGCACAGTCACGCCCAGTTTGGTCATCCACCGGGCTTCCTGCAGGACCTCCAGCACCACAGGGTCCAGATTCACCAAAACCtccagagaaagagacagttaCTCACAAACACAGCCCCGCTGTCGCCAGGTACCACTCCCACGACACGGGGAGTTTAGATCTGTGAGGGATGTGTTGGAGTTTAACtgagacaagaagaagaataaaagcCTCgacatttattttagaaaatgttagtGAAGCTACAACATCTGGGTTCTGCTCCAGATGTCAGAAAACTCAGTTTAAAATCACACAAGATCCAGCTTTGGAACATGTACGTATGAATTCCTAAACGAATTCCCTGTGATGTCAGCTGATGTCATGGGACGTGGTGGAGGATTGTGGGTTAGTTCTTCATCACTACACCTGTCGTACAAACACTGATCCGTCCACACTGAGCCATCTGCAGGCTCCTTCCCTCATC
It includes:
- the LOC130165945 gene encoding succinate--hydroxymethylglutarate CoA-transferase-like isoform X1, which translates into the protein MSACVRALKSRLSALCPAGFTSLLRRNHPVRFPAGGRRMSHTQTGEDLGPLEGVRVLDLTRVLAGPFATMILGDLGAEVIKVERPGAGDDTRAWGPPFVSSESAYFLSVNRNKKSIAVDLKHPRGAQIIQQLTGVCDVLVENYLPGKLHQMGLGYEQLSRVNPRLIYCSISGTDRPTD
- the LOC130165945 gene encoding succinate--hydroxymethylglutarate CoA-transferase-like isoform X2 produces the protein MSACVRALKSRLSALCPAGFTSLLRRNHPVRFPAGGRRMSHTQTGEDLGPLEGVRVLDLTRVLAGPFATMILGDLGAEVIKVERPGAGDDTRAWGPPFVSSESAYFLSVNRNKKRNLD